A genomic window from Archocentrus centrarchus isolate MPI-CPG fArcCen1 chromosome 2, fArcCen1, whole genome shotgun sequence includes:
- the LOC115795042 gene encoding periodic tryptophan protein 2 homolog has product MKFAYRFSNLLGAVYRQGNLNFSKDGNAVISPVGNRVTVFDLKNNTSETLPFSTTKNITCVGLSPDGNLAIVVDEDGAALLISLITRAVLHHFHFHKPVSSIRFSPDGRKFVVTKENVALMYHAPGKRREFNAFVLDKSYYGPYDETTCIDWTDDSKCFVVGSKDMSTWVFGAERWANLIYYSLGGHKDIIVGCFFEKNSLNLYTVSQDGTLCVWESDTELDGLVLKKKQDRPKLPRQGEGEEEEDGNEDRVEGEEGEVIRGKVETAKEREKTKNVRYKMMSKHFFNKEGDFNNLTAAVYHKATHILVTGFASGIFHLHELPEFNLIHSLSISDQRIASVAVNSSGDWIGFGCSRMGQLLVWEWQSESYVFKQQGHFNNMASLAYSPDGQYIVTGGDDGKVKVWNTNSGLCFVTFTEHTSSITNVTFTSSGFVIVSASLDGTVRAFDLHRYRNFRTFTSPRPSQFSSLAVDVSGELVSAGAQDSFEIFLWSMQTGRLLEVLAGHEGPVSCLCFSPVQSVLASCSWDRTVRLWDMLDSWQAKETLPLTSDGLAVTYRPDGQELAVATLNGEISFWNPHTATQTGSVAGRHDLETGRKETDKITAKQSAKGKSFTSLCYSADGESVLAGGQSKFVCIYNIKEQMLMKKFEISCNLSFDAMEEFLDRRKMTEFGSLALVDEGAGDGDEVNISLPGVRRGDMSSRHFKPEIRVSSLRFSPTGRSWAATTTEGLLVYSLDGSMVFDPYDLDLDVTPASIRKQLRLQDWASAIVLAFRLNEKALKQEVLETVPHEQIPVVCGSLPDIYVEKLLGFVAACLEKSGHLQFYMTWAQNLLMLHGQKLKNRSGAILPTLQALQKSIQRHFDDLSKLCDFNMYNIRYAGALSKQRGLKRAAEEEEGDQEGEEDEELSEEMSEASLEDAEMML; this is encoded by the exons ATGAAGTTTGCTTATAGG ttttcCAATTTGCTCGGGGCCGTCTATCGTCAGGGGAATTTGAACTTCTCCAAAGATGGCAACGCTGTTATCAGTCCAGTTGGGAACAGAGTCACTGTCTTCGACCTGAAGAA CAACACATCTGAGACGCTGCCTTTCTCCACAACAAAGAATATAACCTGTGTGGGTCTCTCTCCTGATGGGAACTTGGCGATTGTGGTGGATGAAG ATGGTGCAGCGCTGCTGATCAGTCTCATCACCCGAGCCGTCCTCCATCATTTCCACTTTCACAAGCCTGTGAGCAGCATCCGCTTCTCACCTGATGGAAG GAAGTTCGTTGTTACAAAGGAAAACGTTGCTCTGATGTACCACGCTCCTGGAAAACGGCGGGAGTTTAACGCCTTCGTTTTAGACAAGAGCTACTACGGTCCCTACGATGAAACCACCTGCATCGACTGGACCGACGACTCCAA GTGTTTTGTGGTGGGTAGCAAAGACATGTCGACGTGGGTGTTTGGTGCAGAGCGCTGGGCCAACCTGATCTACTACTCCCTGGGTGGACACAAGGACATCATCGTAGGCTGTTTCTTTGAAAAGAACAGCTTAAAT CTGTACACAGTGAGCCAGGATGGGACACTGTGTGTCTGGGAGAGCGACACCGAGCTGGACGGCCTCGTCCTGAAGAAGAAGCAGGACAGACCCAAGCTGCCGAGACaaggggagggagaggaggaggaggatgggaaCGAGGACAGAgttgagggagaggagggagaggtgaTCAGAGGGAAAGTTGAAACTGCCAAGGAGAGGGAGAAGACCAAGAATGTTCGATACAAGATGATGAGCAA ACACTTTTTCAACAAAGAAGGTGATTTTAATAACTTGACTGCTGCTGTGTACCACAAAGCGACCCACATCCTGGTCACAGGGTTCGCCTCTGGGATATTCCACCTGCACGAACTTCCAGAGTTTAACCTCATCCACTCCCTGAG TATTTCAGATCAGAGGATTGCGTCGGTGGCTGTGAACAGCTCTGGAGACTGGATTGGCTTTGGATGCTCGC GGATGGGCCAGCTGCTGGTGTGGGAGTGGCAGAGTGAGTCGTACGTGTTCAAGCAGCAGGGACACTTCAACAACATGGCCTCGCTGGCCTACTCTCCAGATGGGCAGTACATCGTGACGGGTGGAGACGACGGCAAA GTTAAAGTGTGGAACACCAACAGCGGCCTCTGCTTCGTCACCTTCACCGAGCACACCAGCAGCATCACAAACGTCACCTTCACCTCAAGCGGTTTCGTCATCGTCAGCGCTTCCCTGGATGGGACAGTCCGAGCTTTTGACCTGCACAG gTACCGAAACTTCAGGACGTTTACGTCGCCTCGCCCCTCGCAGTTCTCCTCCCTCGCAGTAGATGTCAGTGGGGAGCTGGTGAGCGCAGGAGCTCAGGATTCCTTTGAGATCTTCCTCTGGTCCATGCAGACAGGCAGGCTGCTGGAG GTCCTGGCGGGTCACGAAGGTCCGGTCAGCTGCCTCTGTTTCAGTCCGGTTCAGTCTGTCCTGGCCAGCTGCTCGTGGGACCGCACCGTCCGGCTGTGGGACATGCTGGACAGCTGGCAAGCCAAGGAAACACTTCCCCTTACATCTGATG GCTTGGCAGTGACGTACCGCCCTGATGGTCAGGAGTTGGCCGTGGCCACTCTGAACGGTGAAATCTCTTTCTGGAacccacacacagccacacaaacGGGCTCTGTGGCCGGACGTCATGACCTGGAGACGGGCCGCAAAGAGACAGATAAAATCACAGCCAAGCAGTCCGCCAAGGGCAA ATCGTTTACATCACTTTGCTACTCTGCGGACGGGGAGTCGGTTTTGGCTGGGGGCCAGTCCAAGTTTGTCTGCATCTACAATATCAAGGAGCAGATGCTGATGAAGAAGTTTGAGATCTCCTGCAACCTGTCCTTCGACGCCATGGAG GAGTTCCTGGACAGGAGGAAGATGACGGAGTTCGGCAGCCTGGCTCTGGTGGATGAGGGAGCCGGGGATGGAGACGAGGTCAACATCAGCCTCCCTGGAGTCAGGAGAG GTGACATGAGTTCCCGTCACTTTAAGCCAGAGATTAGAGTTAGCTCACTGCGATTCTCCCCTACTG GTCGCAGCTGGGCAGCCACCACCACCGAGGGCCTGCTGGTTTACTCCCTTGACGGATCCATGGTCTTTGACCCTTACGATCTCGATCTAGACGTGACGCCGGCCAGCATACGCAAGCAGCTGCGCCTTCAGGACTGGGCTTCGGCGATCGTACTGGCATTCAGGCTCAACGAaaaagccctcaagcaggaagTTTTGGAGACGGTGCCGCACGAGCAGA TCCCGGTCGTTTGTGGCTCTCTTCCTGACATTTACGTTGAGAAGCTGCTGGGCTTTGTGGCCGCATGTTTGGAGAAGTCGGGCCACTTGCAGTTCTACATGACTTGGGCCCAGAACCTGCTCATGCTGCACGGACAGAAACTGAAGAACAG GTCCGGCGCCATCTTGCCCACACTGCAGGCGCTACAGAAGAGCATCCAGAGACACTTTGACGACCTCTCCAAACT TTGCGACTTCAACATGTACAACATCCGCTATGCCGGGGCCCTCTCAAAGCAGAGGGGCTTAAAGAGGGCagctgaggaagaggaaggggaCCAGGAGggggaagaggatgaagaactGTCTGAGGAGATGAGCGAGGCCTCTTTAGAGGATGCAGAGATGATGCTGTAG
- the LOC115798688 gene encoding polycomb protein eed-like produces the protein MRENKNMSESPSQAGKEIPAKKQKLSSDENSNPDLSGDENDDAVSVESGTNAERPDTPTNTANAPGRKSWGKGKWKSKKCRYSFKCVNSLREDHGQPLFGVQFNWHSKEGDPLVFATVGSNRVTLYECHSQGEIRLLQSYVDADADENFYTCAWTYDTNTSHPLLAVAGSRGIIRVINHITMQCIKHYVGHGNAINELKFHPRDPNLLLSVSKGKQ, from the exons ATGAGGGAAAATAAGAACATGTCCGAGTCCCCGTCTCAAGCGGGAAAAGAAATACCGGcgaaaaaacaaaagctgagtAGTGACGAGAACAGCAATCCCGATTTATCAGGAGACGAGAAC GACGATGCCGTCAGCGTTGAGAGTGGCACCAATGCAGAGCGCCCAGACACGCCCACCAACACCGCCAACGCGCCTGGCAGAAAGAGCTGGGGCAAGGGCAAATGGAAGTCCAAGAAGTGCAGATACTCTTTTAAATGCGTCAACAGTTTGAGG GAGGACCACGGCCAGCCGCTGTTTGGAGTCCAGTTTAACTGGCATAGCAAGGAGGGAGATCCACTGGTGTTTGCTACAGTTGGGAGTAACAgg GTAACTCTGTATGAATGCCACTCTCAGGGAGAAATCAGACTCTTGCAGTCCTACGTTGATGCAGAC GCAGATGAGAACTTCTACACGTGCGCCTGGACCTACGACACCAACAcaagtcaccccctgctggctgtGGCCGGGTCCCGCGGCATCATCCGAGTGATCAACCACATCACAATGCAGTGCATCAAG CATTATGTAGGTCACGGAAACGCCATCAATGAGCTCAAGTTTCACCCGAGGGATCCCAATCTGCTCCTGTCTGTCAGCAAAGGTAAACAGTGA